A single Sphingomonas kaistensis DNA region contains:
- a CDS encoding sigma-54 dependent transcriptional regulator: MKTLLIDDDPTLRSMLRQAFELEDLPIEVADDPLEALAGITPEFEGVVVTDVRMPGIDGLELFARVHKIDPDIPVIVMTGHADVPMVVDALKRGVFDFIPKPFAADHLINSVRKAADRRSLVLENRALRAAAARAEEGEILIGETPAMVRLRDTMRQVSLADLDVLIEGETGTGKELVALLLHRWGPRRTRPFVAVNCAALPPGYAEAELFGYAPGAHPHHRSGQVGSIEASSGGTLFLDEVGSMPLAIQGALLRVIEEREVAVIGGERPRPVNLHIVAATNTDLDEAVQEGRFRKDLFYRLNAVQLRVPPLRDRPADISLLFSYFVEDAVSSSGRAYPAIGRDIHAHLLAHRWPGNVRELRSYARRIALGLHPEETSTDAADLATQVAEYEAGLIRDALARCGGDIPSTLSRLGLARNTLYDKLKRYGIRPADYRR, from the coding sequence ATGAAGACGCTTCTGATCGACGACGACCCAACCCTTCGCTCGATGCTTCGGCAGGCCTTCGAGCTCGAGGATCTTCCGATCGAGGTGGCGGACGATCCGCTGGAAGCGCTGGCGGGAATCACGCCCGAATTCGAAGGCGTGGTCGTCACCGACGTTCGCATGCCCGGCATCGACGGGCTGGAATTGTTCGCGCGGGTGCACAAAATCGATCCCGATATTCCGGTGATCGTGATGACCGGCCATGCCGACGTCCCGATGGTGGTCGATGCGCTGAAGCGCGGCGTGTTCGACTTCATCCCCAAGCCCTTTGCCGCCGACCATTTGATCAACAGCGTTCGCAAGGCCGCCGACCGCCGCTCGCTGGTGCTCGAGAACCGCGCGTTGCGCGCGGCCGCGGCGCGGGCCGAGGAAGGCGAGATCCTCATCGGCGAAACCCCGGCCATGGTCCGCCTGCGCGACACCATGCGGCAGGTGTCGCTGGCCGATCTCGACGTTCTGATCGAGGGTGAAACGGGCACCGGCAAGGAGCTCGTCGCGCTCCTGCTCCACCGCTGGGGACCGCGCCGGACACGCCCGTTCGTGGCGGTCAATTGCGCCGCGCTTCCGCCCGGTTACGCCGAGGCCGAACTGTTCGGCTATGCCCCCGGCGCGCATCCGCATCATCGATCGGGACAGGTCGGCTCGATCGAAGCGTCGAGCGGCGGCACCCTGTTCCTCGACGAGGTCGGAAGCATGCCGCTTGCCATCCAGGGCGCGCTGCTTCGCGTGATCGAAGAACGCGAGGTGGCGGTGATCGGCGGCGAGCGGCCGCGTCCGGTCAACCTCCACATCGTCGCCGCCACCAACACCGATCTCGACGAAGCGGTGCAGGAAGGCCGTTTCCGCAAGGACCTCTTCTACCGTCTCAACGCCGTTCAACTTCGCGTCCCGCCGCTGCGCGATCGGCCGGCGGACATCTCGCTGCTGTTCAGCTACTTCGTCGAGGACGCGGTGAGCAGCAGCGGTCGGGCTTATCCGGCGATCGGACGCGACATTCACGCGCACCTGTTGGCGCACCGCTGGCCGGGCAATGTCCGCGAACTGCGCAGCTATGCCCGCCGCATCGCGCTCGGCCTCCACCCCGAGGAAACCAGCACCGACGCCGCCGACCTGGCGACCCAGGTCGCGGAATATGAAGCCGGATTGATCCGCGACGCGCTGGCGCGGTGCGGC